The genomic interval CGGATTTCGAGAAGAAATACGCCAGCGTGTGGGTCACCATTCCGCGCACCCTGTACGACCCGCGCAAGGGCCACGAGTACTACCACGACTACCTGGATGCGCTGGAGACGGCGGTCGACCTCGGCTACGACGCGGTCGGTGTGAACGAGCACCACAGCAACGGCTACGGCCTGATGCCCTCGCCGAACCTGATGGCGTCGATCCTGTCGCGCAAGGTGCGCCATTCGGACACCACCTCGCTGGTGGTGCTGGGCAACAGCCTGGCGCTGTACAACCCGCCGATCCGCGTGGCCGAGGAGATGGCCATGCTGGACGTGCTGTCGGGCGGCAAGTTCATCGCCGGTTTCCCGGTCGGCACCTCCATGGACACCAACTACGTCTACGGCATCAACCCGTCCGAGATGCGCGAGCGCTACTACGAGGCGCACGACCTGGTGATGAAGGCCTGGACCACGGAAGAGGTGTTCACGTGGAACGGGAAGTACAACCAGCTGCGCTACGTCAACACCTGGCCGCGCACCGCCCAGCGGCCGCACCCGCCGGTGTGGATTCCCGGCGGCGGCAGCGTCGAGACCTATGACTTCTCGCTGCTGAACGACTACTCCTTCTCGTACCTGTCGTTCTTCGGCCACAAATACGCCAAGAAGGTGATGGGGCCGTTCTGGGACCGCGCCGACGCGCTCGGCAAGGACCGCAACCCCTACCGCGCCGGCTACGCGCAGTTCATCTGCGTATCCGAGACCGACGCGCAGGCGCAGATCGATTACGAGGAGCACGTCAAGTACTTCTTCGCCAAGTGCATGCACATCGACCCGCGCTTTTTCGAGGCGCCGGGCTATCGCACCGTCGCTTCGCTGCGCGCCGGCCTGCGCTCGCAGCTGGACGGCACGGCCAAGGTCGGCAAGGCCATCCTGGACGAGGGCTTCGGCTGGAAGGAACTGGTCGAGAGCGGCTACATCATCGCCGGCTCGCCGGAAACCGTGCGCGAACAGATCATCGAGGCGGCGCGCGAGCTGCACGTCGGCAACCTGATCTGGCTGTTCCATGTCGGCTCCATGCCCCAGCACCTGACCCTGAAGAACCTGCACCTGTTCGCCGAGGGTGTGCTACCGCACATCCGCAACCTGTGGCCGCAGTGGGATGCCACGCCGTTCTGGCCAAGCGGCTTCGGTGATCCCGAGCCGCAGGACGCCCGCCACAGCGCCGCCTGAGGGACCACGAAATGACCGAGCCGACGACCCATACCTATCAGGTCAACGCCCGCCTGGCCATCGACACGCTGGAGGCCGGCAGCGGCGAGCCGCTGCTGTTCCTGCACGGCGCCGGGGGGCTGGCATGGGATCCGTATCTGGACGCGCTGGCCGAGCGCCGGCGCGTGATCGCGCCGTTTCTGCCCGGCACCTCGAAGTCCAACGACATCAGCCAGGTGCGCGACCTGTGGGATCTGGTGCTGTGCTACTACGACCTGCTGGACGCGCTCGGCATCGCCAGTGCCGACGTCATCGGCCACTCCATGGGCGGCATGATCGCCTGCGAGATGGCGGCCGTGGACCAGAGCCGCGTGGCGCGCCTGGTGGCCATCGCCCCGGCCGGCCTGTTCGACATCAACGACCCGATGCCGGACATCTTCGCCATGCTGCCGCAGGAGCTCGCCGGGCGCATCCTGATCGACCCGCAGTCCGAGCTGGCAAGGATGCTCGGCGCGCTGCCCGACGACGTGGACGAGCAAGTCGATGTGCTGATCCAGCGCCTGAGCACGCTGAACGCCGCCGCCAAGTTCCTGTGGCCGATCCCGGACAAGGGCCTGATCCGCCGCCTGCCGCGCATCAAGGCACCGACGCTGGTGATCTGGGGCCGGCAGGACGGCCTGATCCCGGTCGGCTACGGCGAGACCTTCCGCAGCCAGATCCCGAACGCGCGCCTGGAAGTGCTGGACCAGGCCTCGCACCTGGTGCAGCTCGAACGCCTGCCCGAGGCACTGAAGTTGACCCTGCAAGCCCTGCAGGGTCAGGCCGGTCACGCGCCGTAACGCGCAACCGTCCCATGCAGGCAACCGGGCACAAAGGCGGGAGCACGTATGCCATGGACTGGCCGATGAGCTCGGCGCCCGCCGTCCGGAGCACGATGCCCCGGCTCGATCCCGGATCGAGCCGGGATCGAGGCCATCGTTTCGCTCTGCAGTAGCGGAACTGCGCAGCGAGCCGAGAAACTCCACGGATGGAATTTCCGGCATTTGTTTTATAAGCCGCCAACTCTTCAGTAAGCGAATGAGTCTTGGGGAAATCAGAGGGGGAGAGCGATGACGATGAAAAGGTACGCAACGCACGTGCTGGCGGCGGGGCTCGCTCTGACGGCCGGTTCGACGGTCATGGCTGCCGTATCGGCGGAAAAGGCCGCCCAGATCGGCCTTACCGGCACGCCGCTCACGCCGTTGGGGGCAATCCGTGCGGGCAACGCCGACGGCTCGATTC from Immundisolibacter sp. carries:
- a CDS encoding LLM class flavin-dependent oxidoreductase, with the translated sequence MKTVAFNLMPYKDLPADFEKKYASVWVTIPRTLYDPRKGHEYYHDYLDALETAVDLGYDAVGVNEHHSNGYGLMPSPNLMASILSRKVRHSDTTSLVVLGNSLALYNPPIRVAEEMAMLDVLSGGKFIAGFPVGTSMDTNYVYGINPSEMRERYYEAHDLVMKAWTTEEVFTWNGKYNQLRYVNTWPRTAQRPHPPVWIPGGGSVETYDFSLLNDYSFSYLSFFGHKYAKKVMGPFWDRADALGKDRNPYRAGYAQFICVSETDAQAQIDYEEHVKYFFAKCMHIDPRFFEAPGYRTVASLRAGLRSQLDGTAKVGKAILDEGFGWKELVESGYIIAGSPETVREQIIEAARELHVGNLIWLFHVGSMPQHLTLKNLHLFAEGVLPHIRNLWPQWDATPFWPSGFGDPEPQDARHSAA
- a CDS encoding alpha/beta fold hydrolase; protein product: MTEPTTHTYQVNARLAIDTLEAGSGEPLLFLHGAGGLAWDPYLDALAERRRVIAPFLPGTSKSNDISQVRDLWDLVLCYYDLLDALGIASADVIGHSMGGMIACEMAAVDQSRVARLVAIAPAGLFDINDPMPDIFAMLPQELAGRILIDPQSELARMLGALPDDVDEQVDVLIQRLSTLNAAAKFLWPIPDKGLIRRLPRIKAPTLVIWGRQDGLIPVGYGETFRSQIPNARLEVLDQASHLVQLERLPEALKLTLQALQGQAGHAP